One stretch of Pedobacter riviphilus DNA includes these proteins:
- a CDS encoding sensor histidine kinase, with product MNLLINLILLILVLRLSFDKKVMHFLVNGRWPGLIIIQHIVFWLVFLSVSGYVYLNFWDLKEAALRLLFMLCINIPVYLLCFSVLVPAYYQTKRYGEYVRYIAAIFVISSLVRILIEPQLFGAEIDGGYLFMIYLMQIIIILVPSIQGISKYKLIAERELAELSLRKKEADLELLKSKINPHFLFNTLNNIYSHSYATDGSSANLIKQLSLLMQYTTYEISKNTIPVDRELQMIIALSGLYQLKHGSGLDIDLCFPDDNLFEIVEIPPTIYLTLFENAIKYAAMGSDKTARIKASVSISEVKLEFCIENSISNKIIDNDDTTYRGVGMKVLENILENHYQSNYNFESSNDGSVYKAILNIYL from the coding sequence ATGAATCTGCTGATCAACCTTATACTCCTGATTTTAGTGCTCAGGCTCTCTTTTGATAAAAAAGTGATGCATTTCTTAGTAAATGGTCGTTGGCCTGGATTAATTATCATTCAGCACATTGTTTTCTGGCTGGTATTCTTATCTGTGAGCGGTTACGTTTATCTGAACTTTTGGGACTTAAAAGAGGCAGCACTGCGGTTGTTATTTATGCTTTGTATTAACATCCCTGTTTATTTATTATGCTTTAGCGTTTTGGTGCCAGCGTATTACCAGACGAAGCGCTATGGAGAATATGTACGCTACATTGCCGCCATTTTTGTAATTTCAAGTTTGGTCAGGATACTAATTGAGCCTCAACTTTTCGGGGCGGAGATTGATGGCGGTTATCTTTTTATGATTTACCTGATGCAGATCATCATCATTTTAGTTCCCTCTATTCAAGGCATTTCAAAATACAAACTAATTGCTGAGCGTGAACTTGCAGAACTCAGCCTGAGAAAAAAAGAAGCAGATCTTGAACTGCTAAAATCAAAAATAAATCCTCACTTTTTGTTTAACACCTTAAATAATATCTATTCGCACAGTTATGCTACAGATGGAAGCTCGGCCAATTTAATTAAACAGTTAAGCCTTTTGATGCAGTATACCACATATGAGATTTCAAAAAACACCATACCGGTTGATAGGGAACTACAAATGATTATCGCCCTGAGCGGCCTCTATCAACTGAAACATGGCTCGGGGTTAGATATCGATCTATGTTTTCCTGATGATAATCTATTTGAAATTGTTGAGATCCCACCAACAATTTATCTCACGCTGTTTGAAAATGCCATCAAATATGCTGCTATGGGATCTGACAAGACGGCTAGAATTAAAGCATCAGTAAGCATTTCAGAAGTTAAACTGGAATTTTGCATTGAAAATTCAATCTCAAATAAAATAATCGACAATGATGATACCACCTATCGTGGCGTTGGCATGAAAGTGCTTGAAAATATTCTTGAAAACCATTATCAAAGTAATTATAACTTTGAGAGCAGTAACGACGGTAGTGTATATAAAGCAATTTTAAACATATATTTATGA
- a CDS encoding LytR/AlgR family response regulator transcription factor, whose protein sequence is MKPIKAIYVDDEAPALELIKKYCLDMPEIELMDTFLDPTEALNYLLLESVELLILDIEMPGLSGTDFLALVPKGKLCIFITADPTYAARAFDMDVIDYLVKPVFPDRFKKAVQKAIDYLKFSASEVEQSYLTFKSDYKLNRVLLDDIQWIEGFREYIKIVTRFKQYLVLQRLSDFMNKNGELGFVRIHKSYIVRKKDIVSISAQSVQVKSGKQLPIGRTYKDLLK, encoded by the coding sequence ATGAAACCGATAAAGGCCATTTATGTTGATGATGAGGCTCCTGCTTTAGAACTCATCAAAAAATATTGTTTGGACATGCCCGAAATTGAACTCATGGATACCTTTTTAGATCCTACGGAAGCCCTGAATTATCTATTACTGGAATCTGTAGAACTACTAATCCTCGATATTGAGATGCCTGGCTTATCCGGAACAGACTTCCTGGCATTGGTTCCAAAAGGTAAACTCTGTATTTTCATCACTGCTGATCCGACCTATGCGGCCAGAGCCTTCGACATGGACGTTATCGACTACCTGGTTAAACCTGTTTTTCCTGACCGGTTCAAAAAAGCAGTTCAAAAGGCTATTGATTATTTGAAATTTTCGGCATCTGAGGTGGAGCAATCGTACCTGACATTTAAATCTGACTACAAGTTGAATAGAGTTTTATTAGATGATATACAATGGATTGAAGGATTTCGTGAATACATTAAAATTGTAACCAGGTTTAAGCAGTATCTTGTATTACAACGGCTTTCAGATTTCATGAATAAAAACGGCGAACTGGGATTTGTTCGCATTCACAAATCGTATATTGTAAGAAAAAAAGATATTGTCTCAATAAGCGCCCAAAGTGTTCAGGTAAAAAGCGGCAAGCAGTTACCCATTGGAAGAACGTATAAAGATTTGTTAAAATAA
- a CDS encoding erythromycin esterase family protein, whose product MTLIICLAVILPFNSQIVFAQQKDTVSKLTVVQKKSLKSVSLESYEKFKASVKPLIAEMGAKQIVGLGEGTHGTAEFYKLRYYISRILIEEKGFNHVAFENDVAEMWLMNQQLNQATDVMALMKKYMIGIWQNKETKELLDWIRIYNKSHKKKVSVNGIDFPVQKPDIDMITLLLKKAGINSFYEEVERLNVAAHFQDEAWFGMNRKDFKVDWKLLNQYCSQGYFTADSLEQQVSKIEMETSLRSDLLLAISNLKQGFEPFKPKSKYVQRDSIMAHNTALMIKGKEDKVIIWAHDAHLGKKEIYDNSVGGTGKYLLKLFPNNYFVLGTGTAMGEFGATTDARAVNTTVMLPYKLEEPIKGSWEELLGTLTKTNVYFFTKAFNPNNLVKPQRFIGYGTKSGVSLYDKVNLAELYDAFLFVKQSHAATMF is encoded by the coding sequence ATGACCTTAATAATTTGTCTGGCCGTCATCCTTCCGTTTAACAGCCAGATCGTTTTCGCTCAGCAAAAAGACACGGTTTCGAAATTGACTGTTGTCCAAAAAAAATCGCTGAAAAGCGTCTCTCTTGAGAGCTATGAAAAGTTTAAAGCCTCCGTTAAACCATTAATTGCCGAAATGGGGGCGAAGCAGATTGTAGGTCTTGGAGAAGGAACACACGGAACGGCAGAATTTTATAAACTCAGGTATTACATCAGCAGGATATTGATTGAAGAAAAAGGATTTAATCATGTTGCTTTCGAGAATGATGTTGCCGAGATGTGGTTAATGAACCAGCAGTTAAACCAGGCAACTGATGTTATGGCATTGATGAAAAAATACATGATCGGAATCTGGCAGAACAAAGAAACAAAGGAGCTGCTGGATTGGATCAGGATATATAATAAAAGTCACAAAAAAAAGGTTTCGGTAAACGGTATAGACTTCCCTGTTCAAAAGCCCGATATTGATATGATTACGCTTTTGCTTAAAAAAGCGGGTATTAACAGTTTTTACGAAGAAGTTGAGCGCCTGAATGTTGCTGCTCATTTTCAGGATGAGGCTTGGTTTGGCATGAACCGAAAAGATTTTAAGGTAGATTGGAAATTGCTGAACCAATATTGTAGCCAAGGTTACTTCACCGCCGATTCCCTGGAACAGCAAGTTAGTAAAATAGAGATGGAAACAAGCCTCAGATCTGATCTTCTATTGGCGATTAGCAATCTTAAACAGGGGTTTGAACCGTTTAAGCCAAAATCCAAATATGTACAGAGAGATAGCATCATGGCCCACAATACCGCTTTAATGATAAAAGGAAAGGAAGATAAAGTGATTATCTGGGCACACGATGCTCACCTTGGGAAAAAAGAGATTTACGATAATTCTGTTGGCGGAACGGGAAAATACCTGCTAAAACTATTTCCCAACAATTATTTCGTTCTGGGTACAGGAACGGCAATGGGTGAATTTGGGGCAACGACCGATGCCCGCGCTGTAAATACCACCGTGATGTTGCCCTATAAACTTGAGGAGCCGATCAAAGGTTCATGGGAAGAATTATTGGGTACATTGACCAAAACGAATGTATATTTCTTTACCAAGGCCTTTAACCCAAATAACCTGGTCAAGCCACAGCGATTTATAGGCTATGGTACAAAAAGCGGCGTGAGTTTGTACGATAAGGTAAATTTAGCCGAGTTATATGACGCTTTTCTTTTCGTTAAACAAAGCCATGCGGCAACAATGTTTTGA
- a CDS encoding LytR/AlgR family response regulator transcription factor, which translates to MKCVILDDEPFAHDVLKHYIAQTPGMTLVAQFRNAVEAFEYLESHQIDLLFLDIEMPLINGISFLKALKHRPSTIFTTAFKDYAFEGFELGVADYLLKPFSYERFIKAIDKLSPRSEPNSAFEDQLVIRVKDSYLTIKQRDIRLIEGNKDYIKIITTTETYLLYHTLKGILDKLNQKYFIQSHRSYLVNKLVIARIVRDSLVLNDQQFIPIGQAYKKQLMEKLGI; encoded by the coding sequence ATGAAGTGCGTAATTTTAGATGATGAGCCATTTGCACATGATGTGCTGAAACATTATATCGCGCAAACTCCCGGAATGACGCTGGTAGCACAGTTCAGAAATGCAGTTGAAGCATTTGAATATTTGGAAAGCCATCAAATTGATTTGCTTTTTTTAGACATCGAAATGCCGCTTATCAACGGCATCAGTTTTCTGAAAGCACTAAAACATAGGCCCAGTACCATTTTTACAACTGCCTTTAAAGATTATGCATTCGAAGGTTTCGAGCTGGGTGTGGCCGACTATCTTCTAAAACCTTTTTCATACGAAAGATTTATAAAGGCTATTGACAAGCTTTCGCCAAGAAGTGAACCAAACAGCGCCTTTGAAGATCAGCTGGTCATCAGGGTAAAGGATAGCTATCTCACAATCAAACAACGAGACATCAGGTTAATTGAAGGAAATAAAGACTATATAAAAATCATCACTACTACCGAAACGTATTTACTCTACCATACACTGAAGGGAATTTTAGACAAGTTAAACCAGAAATATTTCATCCAATCACACCGTTCTTACTTGGTCAATAAGCTAGTAATTGCTCGCATAGTGAGGGACAGTCTAGTTCTCAACGACCAGCAGTTTATTCCTATCGGGCAAGCTTATAAAAAGCAGTTGATGGAAAAGTTAGGTATTTAG
- a CDS encoding sensor histidine kinase codes for MNKRTAFNFSTIFEILIWVFYVTIYKYSYLIENSGLQRIPGNDFPYPMICLFGICSTLPIIPYYRWAIPKLLHLRKYMALILITVVYFIFMTPYINMFLSWIFKQFTYGSPVHAYFNRQYNGFFSDWNLIMTDSIAFLSIAFSRFSYENEMIRHKVETDHLKLQLGLLKAQLQPHFLFNTLNSLYGMSLIQSKDTSRFILLLSQMMQYILYDCSREEVPLSEEVNFLKGYFEIEQKKFPDASIRFNVSETIPDVKMPPLLFLPLVENAFKHGKHKLKNNAGVTAELMVDEQVLFFKIENEMLPSQPLKSNRGGIGLVNIRKRLELYYQGKHHLQIQELNGIYTANLSITLK; via the coding sequence GTGAACAAAAGAACAGCCTTCAACTTCTCAACCATATTCGAAATCCTGATTTGGGTATTCTATGTTACAATATATAAATATTCGTACCTGATCGAAAATTCGGGATTACAACGAATTCCAGGTAACGATTTCCCCTATCCAATGATCTGCCTGTTTGGAATTTGCAGCACATTACCCATTATTCCCTATTACCGGTGGGCGATTCCAAAACTGTTGCATCTAAGAAAATATATGGCCCTTATACTCATCACTGTAGTATACTTCATATTTATGACACCCTACATCAACATGTTCCTGTCATGGATTTTCAAACAATTCACCTATGGTAGTCCGGTGCATGCCTATTTTAATCGCCAGTACAATGGTTTCTTTTCAGATTGGAATCTGATCATGACCGATTCGATTGCCTTTTTAAGCATCGCCTTCTCGAGGTTCTCCTACGAAAATGAGATGATCCGCCACAAGGTAGAAACCGACCATTTGAAGCTCCAGTTAGGCTTGTTAAAGGCGCAGCTCCAGCCTCATTTTCTATTCAATACGTTAAACAGTCTATATGGCATGAGCCTAATACAATCTAAAGATACCTCTAGGTTTATTTTATTGCTGTCGCAAATGATGCAGTATATTTTGTATGATTGTAGCCGGGAGGAGGTTCCGCTAAGCGAAGAAGTTAATTTCCTAAAAGGATATTTTGAGATTGAGCAGAAAAAGTTTCCAGACGCTTCAATTCGGTTTAACGTCTCGGAAACCATACCCGATGTAAAAATGCCACCACTGCTATTTTTGCCTTTGGTAGAAAATGCGTTCAAACATGGCAAGCACAAACTGAAAAATAATGCTGGTGTTACAGCCGAGTTAATGGTAGATGAACAGGTTTTGTTCTTCAAAATAGAAAATGAGATGCTGCCGAGCCAACCCTTAAAAAGCAACAGGGGCGGTATAGGATTAGTGAATATTAGAAAAAGACTGGAGCTCTATTACCAAGGCAAACACCATCTCCAGATACAAGAATTGAACGGTATTTATACGGCGAACCTAAGCATAACCTTGAAATGA
- a CDS encoding cation:dicarboxylate symporter family transporter, with translation MLIEKLPQTLDEQTKATRRIWKRIVTNLTFWVLIAIIAGVLLGTVAPAIAVKMEIIGKTFIDIIKLFIAPIIFLTIVLGISGMGDLKKVGRIGIKSLIYFEVVSTFSLAIGIGMAVLIKPGNIDKANLQIQNASKYTSSPEKGFDWVHFFMNNLTIQVLLVAIIVGIALNYSKHREKAVFGLEYLSKKVFLGLKYVMYLAPLGAFGGMAYTIGKFGLHTLIPLAKLMGTVYLTMGLFIFLVLGGIMRYYKMSIWKFIKYIKEELLLVLGTSSSESALPSIMQKLEKMGCSKSVVGLVIPTGYSFNLDGTSIYLSMSIIFLAQLYGVHLSIWEMLSIIGILMVTSKGAAGVTGSGFIVLASTLAAIHKIPIEGLAFLLGVDKFMSEARALTNIIGNGVATIVVAQSEKEFHPQKDDDVRSNANQKNKVIKKELVY, from the coding sequence ATGTTAATCGAAAAATTACCTCAAACATTAGATGAGCAAACCAAGGCGACTCGCCGCATTTGGAAGCGAATTGTAACCAACCTTACTTTCTGGGTGCTCATTGCCATTATTGCAGGCGTTCTACTGGGCACTGTTGCCCCTGCAATTGCCGTTAAAATGGAAATTATTGGCAAAACTTTCATCGATATTATTAAACTCTTTATCGCCCCAATTATATTTCTGACCATTGTTTTGGGTATAAGTGGCATGGGCGATCTGAAAAAGGTTGGTAGAATTGGTATCAAATCCCTCATTTATTTTGAAGTAGTTTCCACTTTTTCCCTCGCCATAGGTATTGGCATGGCTGTTCTTATCAAACCAGGAAACATTGACAAAGCAAATTTGCAGATTCAAAATGCCTCGAAGTACACCTCATCGCCAGAAAAAGGTTTTGACTGGGTACATTTCTTTATGAATAACCTCACCATTCAGGTATTATTGGTTGCTATAATTGTTGGAATCGCTCTTAACTATTCTAAACATCGGGAAAAAGCAGTTTTTGGCTTAGAATATTTATCTAAAAAAGTGTTTCTGGGCTTAAAATATGTCATGTATCTCGCACCGCTTGGTGCCTTCGGCGGCATGGCTTATACCATTGGCAAATTCGGACTTCATACCCTCATACCCCTGGCCAAGCTCATGGGAACAGTATATCTCACCATGGGGCTGTTTATATTTCTGGTTTTGGGCGGCATTATGAGATATTACAAAATGAGTATCTGGAAATTTATCAAATACATTAAGGAAGAATTATTGCTGGTTTTGGGCACATCTTCTTCCGAATCGGCATTGCCTTCGATCATGCAAAAACTCGAAAAGATGGGCTGCAGCAAGTCTGTTGTTGGGCTGGTTATTCCAACAGGCTATTCTTTTAATCTGGACGGTACCTCAATCTATCTTTCTATGTCCATTATATTTCTTGCCCAGCTTTACGGCGTTCATCTCTCGATATGGGAGATGTTAAGTATCATCGGGATCCTGATGGTGACTTCAAAAGGTGCAGCTGGTGTAACAGGAAGTGGTTTTATTGTTTTAGCCTCAACACTTGCCGCTATCCATAAGATTCCGATAGAAGGACTGGCGTTTCTTTTAGGGGTAGATAAATTTATGAGTGAAGCACGCGCATTAACAAATATTATCGGTAACGGGGTGGCTACAATCGTTGTTGCGCAAAGCGAGAAAGAGTTTCACCCACAAAAGGATGATGATGTGCGATCAAATGCAAATCAAAAAAATAAGGTAATAAAAAAAGAATTGGTATACTAA